DNA from Kitasatospora acidiphila:
GCACCGGCGTGGTGCGGCCCTGCAGCGGGAAGCCGATCGGCACGGTGCGGGCGCCGGTGGCGGCCGACAGGTAGGCGCCGACCGCCGCGACCAGGCCGATCGGCCAGCTGCTGCGGGCGTCCCGGGAGACCCGCTTGAGGTCTTCCAGCACCTCGGCCGGCACCGCGGCGCCGCTGCGCCGCAGCCGGGCGGTGGCGGCGGCGGTGCGGGCGGTCAGGCTGACCGGTTCGACCCGGCGGGCCATCCGGGCCTGCCAGAACTCCCGGGCCCTGGTGAACTTGTCGGACGAGCGGTAGCCGGTCTCCTCGGCGATGAAGTCGGCCAGCCCGGCGAAGGTCGGCGGACCGTGGTCGGCACCGGCGACCAGCGCGCTGTAGACGGCGGCCAGCCGGTGGGTGTAGATCCGGCCGCCGGCGCCGTCGCTGATGATGTGGTGGTTGCGGTTGAAGTAGATGAAGTGGTCGTCGGCGAGCCGGAACAGCGCGTCGCTGAAGTGCGGCCCGTCGGCCAGGTCGAAGGGCCGCTCCAGCCGGTCGTCCATGATCCGCACCGCCTCGTCCCGGGCGTCCGCGCGCCCGGTCAGGTCGATGCGCTCCAGCTGGATGCGGGCCGCGACGACGTACTGCCAGACCCCGTCGTCGTCCTCGCGGAACCGCACCCGGGCGCTCTCCTGCTCCTCCAGGGTGATGGTGAGCGCCCGCTCGAAGTTTTCCTCGTCCACCGGCCCGTGGATCTCCAGGTACTCGCTGACCTGGAAGACGTTGTCCGGGTTCAGCTTCTGTGCGTACCAGACGCCCAGCTGGGCGGCGGTGAGCGGCTGACGGTCGGCCATGGACCAAGGCATGTGGGTGTCTCCGAGGCTGCTGGTGGCGGCTGGACGGGTGGTGCGAGTGTCCGGCGGCCCCCTACGGGAGCCAGCGGCGCAGCACGAGGACGGCGTTGTGGCCGCCGAACCCGAAGGAGTTGCTCATCACGGTGTCGACCTGGTGGCGCTGGGCGGTGTGGGCGACGAAGTTGACCGAGGGGTCGATCGGCCGGTGGCAGTTGATGGTCGGCGGGACCACCCCGTGGTTGATCACCAGACCGCCGATCACGGCCTCCACGGCACCTGCGGCACCGATCATGTGACCGGTCATCGACTTGGTGGAGCTGACCGGGATCCGCTCGATCCGGTCGCCGAACTCGGCGCGCAGCGAGGCGAGTTCGGTCTTGTCGTTGAGCTGGGTGCCGGTCCCGTGGGCGTTCACGTAGTCCACGTCCGCCGGGGTCAGCCCGGCGTCCGCCAGCGCCTCGCGGATCGCCCGGCGAGTGGAGACGCCCTCGGGGTGCGGCGCCGTCCAGTGGTAGGCGTCCGAGGTGGCGGCGTAGCCGGCCAGCTCGGCCAGGATGGTCGCGCCGCGGGCCAGCGCGTGCTCCTGGGACTCCAGCACCAGCATGCCGGCGCCGGCCGCCATCACGAAGCCCGCCCGGTCCTCGTCGAACGGCCGGGAGGCCTCGGTGGGGTCGCCCTCCCGGGCGCTCAGTGCCTTGGCGTTGCCGCTGCCTGCCAGGTCGACCCGGGTGATGATGTCGTCCGCGCCGCCGGTGATCACCACGTCGCAGACGCCGGCCCGGATCCACCGCAGCGACTCGCCGATCGCGTCGGCGCCCGAGGCGCAGGCGCTGCTGGAGGCCCGCGAGGGGCCCATCGCGCCGGTGGCGAGGGTGATCTCCCCGGCCGCGCTGTCGATCGCGCCGGTCACCGCCGCCATCGGGGAGACCGCCCGCGGGCCCTTGGCGTCCAGCTCGCGGACGTGGTCGGCGAGCGACTTCATCGGTCCGTAGCCGCTGCCGACCAGCACGCCGACCCGGTGCGCGTTCTGCTGGTCGATCGTCAACTTGGAGTGCTCCAGCGCCTCCTGGGCGGCGACCAGGGCGTACCGGGCGTACGGGTCGGTGCGGCGGGCCACCTTGTACGGCAGGTGGGCGGACACGTCGAAGCCCTTGACCTCGCCGGCGATCCGCACCGGCAGGTCGGCCGCCTCGATCTGGGTGACCGGCCCGATGCCGCTGCGGCCCGCCTGCAGCGCCTCCCAGGTGTCGGCCACGTCGTGGCCAAGCGGGGTGACCAAGCCCCAGCCGGTGATGACGACCCGGCGCCGGGCCGGGACGGGGCTGCGCGAGTCCATCACTCGCTCCCTTCGGTTGCGTCGAGCGCGGGCAGCAGCGGGAAGTCGCCGCCGGCCTGGGCCCCGGCGAACAGCGCGTCGGTCAGCTCGACCGGCACGTTGAGCACCACCGGGTGGCCCGACTGGCAGAGCTTCCAAGCCTGTTCGAGGTCGCCCCGGAGCGTGGTCCGGTCGTCGAGGGTGAACTGGTGCAGGCCCGGCAGCTCGCGGGCGCCGGGGCCGGGGACGGTCGGGTCGGCGAACCGGTAGTCGGGCAGCGGGGTGACCCGCTGGTCCAGCTGGCTCTGCAGCCAGCCGTAGCCGCCGTTGCGCAGCACCAGGTAGAGCACGCCGAGCCGGTGCTCGATCAGGGTCGGCAGGTCGGCGTCGAAGAGGGCGAAGGCGCCGTCGCCGACCAGGGCCACCACCGGCCGCTCGGGTGCCGCGGCCTTGACCCCGGCCGCGGCTGCCGCCCCGAAGCCGAGGCTGGTCTGCTCGGACGGCACCACCGAGCCGGCCGCCGCGCCGACCTGGTGCAGCGGGTAGCGGTAGGACCACATGTCCTGCAGCCCGTTCTCCTGCACCAGCACCAGGTCGTCGGGCAGCACCTCGGCGAGCGCGGCCAGCACCTCGGGGATCCGCAGCCGGGGCTCGGCGGCCAGATCGGCCAGCCGCTCGCGGTGCTCGCGGTGCAGTTCGGTGTGGACCGCGGCGGCCCGGGCGGCCCAGTCGGCGGCGCCGGCCGGGCGCGGGATCGGCGCGGCCAGCTCGCCGGCCAGCAGCGCCCCGGCCTCGGCCAGCACCTTGGGGCCGGCGTAGTCGGTGTGGAACTCGCCCGCGTCCAGGTTGACCTGGATCACCGGCACTTCGCGGCCGATCGCCGCCGGCCAGCCGTAGGTCGCGGTCTCCTCCAGCCTGCTGCCCAGGGCCAGCACGCAGTCGGCGCGGCGCCACAACTCGGCTGCCGCCTCCGGGAGGTAGAGACCGGCCAGGCCGCAGAAGAGCGGGTGCGACTCGTCGAAGGCGCCGCGTCCGCTGGCGGTGCAGAACACCGCCGCGCCCAGCCGGTCGGCCAGCTCCTCCAGGGCCCGGCCGTGGTTGGCGTGCCGCATGCCGCCGCCGACCAGCAGCAGCGGGCGGGCGGCGCCGGCCAGGGTGCGGCGGGCCGGGGAGTCGTCGGCCAGGGTCAGCCGGGCCGGGCGCAGCGCGGTCTCCCAGCTCGGCTCGGTGGCGGGCCGCAGCGGGATCTCGGCGCCGAGCAGGTGGTCGGGCAGCTCCAGGTAGACCGGCCCCGGCACGCCCTCCCGGGCGGTCAGCAGGGCGCTGCGCAGCATCGGCACCAGCCGGCTCGGCGCGTCCACCCGGGCCGCCCACTTGACCAGCGGGGCGACCACCGAGAGCTGGTCCAGCTCCTGGAAGGCGGCGGCGCCGCGCTGCTCGACCGCGGTGCCCGCCGACAGCATCACCACCGGCACGGCGGAGCAGCGGGCCTCCAGCAGACCGGTGACGGTGTTGGTGACGGCCGGGCCCTTGCCGGTGAAGGCGATGCCGGTGCGGCCGGACTGCAGGGCGTAGCCGGTGGCCATGTGGAGTGCGTTGCGCTGGTCCCGGCAGAGCACCAGGCTCAGGTCGCCGTCCTGCAGGGCGGCCAGCAGGTCGAGGTCGTCGGCGGGCAGGCCGAAGGCGTCCTGGACGCCGTGCTCGCCGAGCACCGAGACGACGGCTCGCCAGCAGCCGGTCACGGTGGGGCCGTTCGGCGCCGTGGTGTCCGGGGCGGTCATGCGGCACCTCCCGACAGCCGGGGGCCCAGGTGGTCGGCGACCGCCTTGGAGATCAGCAGCGGCTCGGTGTGCCGGACGCCGCCGACCGCCGCGTAGTTGGCCCGGACGCCGCGGCCGCCGAACGGCTCGTTGCCGTTCTCGATGTCCGCGACGGTCGCGTTGAGGCTCACCGTGTGGCGCCTGCGCAGCAGTTCGATCAGCTCCGGCTCGTCGCCGTAGACGGTGGCCGCCATCGCCCGCTCCTCGAAGTACTGGTGGCGCAGCGTCCGGTGGAGCCATTCGCCGCTGGTGTACGGCACCACGTTGAAGATCGGTGCGAACAGCTCCGGCGGGTTGGTCGCGCTCTCCACCGGGCGGACCAGGACGGTGGGGGCCAGGTGGCTCTCCGTCAGGTCGGCCCGGCCGCCGACCAGGATGAACGACCGGTTGTCCATCAGGTGCGAGATGGCGTCCTCGAAGGCGTCCAGGTAGTACATCGAGCCGTAGTCGGCGGTCGGGTCCTCGTAGCGGCCGTGCTTGAGCGAGCGCACCCGGCGGCTGAGCAGGTTGCAGAACTGCGAGCTGAGCGAGGTGTGGACGAAGTAGACGTCCGGACCGAAGCAGTCCTGGCCGGAGTTGAGCATCCGGGCCCGGATCGCGCCGTCCACGGCGTCGCCGAGGTCGGCGCCGGGGCCGACCACGAACGGGTTGACGCCCTGGCCGAAGTAGAGGAACAGCTGGTCCTTGCGCAGCTGCGGGCGGATCTTCTCGGCGTTCTCGAACGAACCGGTGAACACCAGCACCTGGGAGTCGGCGACGTCGTTCTCCAGGAAGTCCCGCTGGCCGGTCTGCCGCAGCCGGATCGGCAGTCGGTGCGCCTCGCCGAGCAGCTTGTGCAGCCGCTCCAGCTGGCTGTCGATCCGGCCGGACGGGCGGAACACCAGGCGCTCGGTGTAGAGGGACGGGATCAGCAGGTAGAGCACGTAGCTGTAGAGCGGGATGTTCGAGGGCATCAGCACGGCCAGCTGGTCGAGCCGCGGCGGCCGGAACCCGGTCACCTCCTGCTCGGCACCCGCCAGCGCGGCCAGCGCGACCTCGATCTCCCCGGCGGCGGTTTTGTGGTTGCAGCTCTCGTAAAGGACCTGGAGGACTTCCTCGCGGCGATCGACGAGGATGTCCGCAACATTGTGCAGGCCGGTCATCCGATCCGCAAAGGGAATGTGGTACGGCGTCTCGACCGGCGTTTCAGCGACGATCTGGGTCACTGGAGTTATCCTTTCCTGCCGTCTCGTGCGACCGCGGACTCCGCCAATCGCTGCAGCGACTGGCGGTCGACTTTCCCGGTTCTGTTGAGCGGGAATTCCGGAAGGACCACCACCCGGTTGGGCCGCTCGTGGTCGGCGAGGTGCTCGGCCACCGCGGCACGCCAGTGCGCCACCGGGCGCTCGGCCTGGTCGGCGACGAAGAAGACCAGCTGGGCCCGGCTCGGCACGCCGTCGGGGAAGACCGGGATCACCCGGACCGGCGCCCCGCAGGCGCTGGCCCGGTCGGCGATGCCGTCCGGGTAGAGGGTGTGCCCGAGGCGGTGCACCGCCGAGCGGCGGCCCAGCACGGTGAGGTTGCCGACCGCGTCGAACCGGCCGATGTCATCGGTGCGGTAGTCGGTGTGGTCCACCGGCAGCACCTCGCCGCCGGGGCCGAGCAGGCCGGTCATGTAGTCCGGGGTGCGGACCACGATCTCGCCGACGGTGCCGGGCCCGACCGGCAGGCCGGCGTCGTCCACCACCCGCACCGAGAGGCCGTCCAGCGGGCGCCCGCAGCCGACCGGGTCCGGCAGCACGGCCAGCGCGATGTTCCCGGCCTCGCTGCTGCCGTAGCCGTCCAGCAGCGGCTGCCCGATCCGGTCGGCGAACCGCCGGCTCAGCTCCCGCCCGAGCGGCTCGCCCCCGACGCACCACATCCGCACCGTGCTCAGCCCGTCCTGGCCGGCCCGGCCGCTGTCCAGCATGTTGAGCAGCGTGTGGTAGGTGGCCGGCACCGCGTCCACCACGGTGACGCCGTGCGCGGCGATCGCGGCCAGCGCCGAGTCCACCCGCTGGCTGCTGGTCTGCAGCGCCAGCGAGCAGCCGGCGGTCTGCCAGAGCAGCAGCATCGACAGGCCGTACTGGTGGGTGAAGGGCAGCAGCGGCAGCAGCACGTCGTCGGGCCGGTAGCCCATCCGGGTGCGGGTCCGCTCGGTGTTGCCGCGGACCGAGGCGCCGGAGCGCACGATGCCCTTGGGGGTGCCGGTGCTGCCGGAGCTCCAGACGATCAGGCCGTCCGGGCGGGCGAACCAGGGCGCGAACCGGGCCAGCCGATCGCCGGTCACCGCGCCGTCCGGGGCCTCGGCGGCCTCCTTCAGGGCCGTGGTGCACAGGTCGGCCAGGGTCAGCTGCGCCGCGGGCGTGGTGCCGGGCGGCAGCGGATCGTCGGTGAGCAGCCGCCCGGCTCCGGCGTCGGTGAGCAGTCGGGCCTGCTCGGCGGCCGGAGTGCGGCGGTCGACCAGGGCGATCGACACCCCGATTTCCATCAGTGCGAATAGCACCAGGACGAATTCGGCGGTATTGGCACCGGTGAGCACCACACGGTCGCCCGGTCCGATTCCGCGCAGTCGAAGTTCCCGTCCGACGGTCGTTATCGCGCCGTCCAGCGCGGCCGACGACAGGCGCCGTCCGTCAGTATTGATGAGCATCCCCACAGGACCCCCGGGCCGACTGGATTTGTCTTCGCCAGCGAGGGTACGGAGCGGACTACACGTGATCTATATCCGCGTGACGGACCCGGACCGCCGCATTTACCCAGGACACATAGTTCGGATATAGCAGCCTGCCCAGACTGCTGGTTCCAGCGGCCGCGACTGCCTCCCTCCGGTCGCCGGCCGCCGCCTGTCCCACCGGAACCCATCGAACGGACGTGTTCATGACCCAGATCGACACGGTGGCCGCACCGGCGGCGCTGGTACTGAGCGAGGCGGAGCGCCGGCAGACCGGCGAGCTGGCCGACCGGCTCGCCCGCACCGAGCCGGCCCGCACCGACGACCCGCGGTGGCTGGCCGCCGTCCGCGACGCCTCCGCCGAGCTGCCGGCCCGGCTGCTGGTCGAACTGCGCCGGTTCCGCCACGACGCCGGCCCCGACGCGGTGCTGCTGGTCCGCAACCTGCCGGTGGCTCCGGCCGACGGCGGCCGCGAACTGCCGCCCACCCCGACCCAACCGGGGTCGGTGGAGCGGGTCGCCGGCACCGCCGCCGCGGTGATCACCGCGGCGATGCTGCAGCTCGGCGAGGTGGTGGCGTTCCGCAACGAGAAGACCGGCGCGCTGGTGCAGAACGTGGTGCCGGTGCCGGGCCAGGAGGCGCTCCAGAGCAACGCCGGATCGGTGCTGCTCGAGATGCACAACGAGAACGCCTTCCACCCCAACCGCCCGGACTACGTAGGCCTGTTCTGCGTCCGCGAGGACCCCACCGGGCAGGCCAGGCTGAGCACCGCCTCGGTGCGGCGGGCGCTGCCGCTGCTGTCCGGGCGCAGCCGCCGGGTGCTCGGCGAGGAGCGCTACCTCACCGAGGCGCCGCCCTCCTTCGAGGGCCGGGAGGGCATGGTGCCGGCCCATGCGGTGCTGCGCGGCGCCGCCGAGGACCCGGACATCCTGGTGGACTTCTCGGCCACCCACCCGCTGGACGACGAGGCCCGCGGGGCGATGGCCGAACTGCGGGCGGCCCTGGTGCGGGTGACCTCGGCGCTGGCGCTGGGCGCGGGCGACCTGGCGGTGGTGGACAACCGGCTCGCGGTGCACGGCCGCACGCCGTTCACCCCGCGCTACGACGGCACCGACCGCTGGCTGCACCGGGTCTACGCCTCGCTGGACCACCGGCGGTCCCGGGCGGTCCGGGCCGGGGCCGGCGCGGTCCTCGACTGAGCCGGGCCCACGGCTGCGGCCGGACCCGCCCGGGGTCCGGCCGCCTCGCTGCTGCTCCAGTGCTTCAGCCCACCGCGCCGGGCAGGAAGTCCGCGACCCGCACGCCGAGTTGCTCGGCGCCGGCCCGGTCGCGCACCCACCGGGCGAGCGCCAGGTCGAGCACCCCGAGGCCGAACGGCGAGAACACCACCCGGCGTCCGGGCAGCCGCCGGAACGGGGACCCGGAACGCAGCAGCGTGCCGAGCTCGGCGTCCACGAACTCCCGCCCGCCGGTCTCCAGTTCGGCCAGGTGCAGCGAGGTCCGCTCGCGGCAGACGTGATCGGTGTCGTCCACCACGTTCTGCGCCTCCAGGACCGCCTGCACGGTCAGGTCGCGCAGCGAGACGTGCAGCACGGTGGCGTCCGGCCGGCAGGCCGTCAGGTCCATGTGCGGGGCGCCGGCGGTGGTGGCCAGGGCGACCAGCGAGTGCGTCCGCAGCGCGGCGGCGGCGCTGTCGGCGACCGTCACGGTCAGCCCTTGCAGGGCCGCTTCGGCGCGCCGGGCGAAGTCCTTGGCCCGCCCGGCGTCCAGGTCGTAGACGGTGGCGGTGCGCACCGAGGGCAGCCGGGCGGCGGTGAACCGCAGCACCTCCAGGTTGATCGGACCGAGCCCGATCATGGCGATCCCGTCGGGCTCGGGGTCGGCGGTCAGCAGGCCGGCCGCCAGCGCGGCCGAGGCGGCGGTGCGCTTGGCGGAGATCAGCGAGGCCTCGATGAAGGCCTCCGGACGGCCGTCCACCGTCGAGTTGAGCACCAGGGCGGCGCTGGCCCGCTCGATGCCGCGGGCCAGGTTGCCGGGGAAGCTGGCGATCCACTTCATCCCGGCCACCGGCTCGGCGCCGCCGAGGTACGCGGGCAGGCCGATGATCCGGTCGGTGGGCTGGTCTGGGAAGCGCAGGAACACCGAGTGCGGCAGCGCGCTGCGGCCCTCGTCGTGCAGCCGGTACGCCTCGGCGACCAACTCCAGGATGTCCTGCTCGCGCCCCTGGAGCAGGGCGCGCACCTCGTTGTGGCCGACTATCAGCACTGAGCGCTCACTTTCCGGTCCGGTTCGGGGGTCGGACTCGGCCCCTTCCACAGGTGGGCGACCTCACCGAAGTGGTCGCGGACCCAGTCGTCGTCGTAGATGGTGTCCAGGTAGCGGTCGCCGCCGTCGGGCAGGATCAGCACGCAGGTGGCGCCGGCCGGCAGCTCGCCGGCGATCCGCTCCAGCGCGGCGACCACCGCGCCGGAGGAGCCGCCGGCCAGCACCGCCTCGCGCTGCGCCAGCAGCCGGCAGCCCACCACGCAGTCCAGGTCGCTCACGTGCAGCACCCGGTCGGCGTCCGCGGCGTTCAGCAACTGCGGTACCACCGAGGTGCCGTGACCGGGGATCAGGCGCCGGCAGGCGACCGGCGAGCCGAACAGGGCGCTGCCGATCGCGTCCACCGCGACCAGGGTGGTGGGCAGTTCGCGGCGCCGGATGTACTCGGCGCAGCCGCCCAGGGTGCCGCTGGTGCCGGCGGCCACCAGCAGGTAGTCGATCCGGCCGTCCAGCTCCCGGTCGATCTCCGCCATGGTGGTGAGGTGGGCCCGCGGGTTGAGCGGGTTGGCGTACTGGTCGGGGCAGTAGGAGTCCGGGGTCTCGGCGAGCAGCCGGGCCACCAGGTCCAGCCGGGCGGGCAGCAGCTCCCCGGTGGCCGGGTCGGGCTCGGTGACCACCCGCACGTCGGCTCCGTAGGCCCGCAGGATCGCCAGGTTCTGCGGGGTGGTGCGGGCGTCGACGACGCAGATGAAGCGCAGCCCGAAGTAGCCGCAGATCTGGGCCAGTCCGATGGCCAGGTTCCCGGAACTGGACTCGATCACCGTGGACCGGCCCGGCACCAGCCGACCGTCCTGGATGCGCTCCAGCAGCATGCTGAGTGCCGAACGGTCCTTGATGCTGCCGCCCGGGTTGAACCGCTCCACCTTGGCGAACACTCGGACGGGAAAGCCGGGTACCAGCCGCTCCAGCTCGATGAGCGGGGTGCCGCCCACCGTCGAGAGGATGCCTTTCAGCCCTGCCGACACGGCTCTCCCTTCGCCGTCGGAGGGCGTGGCCCCCGACCACCGGTCTCATTCCGCAGGGAGTGTCCCGGGCCCGGCTATCGGCGATCTATACCTGCCGACCGCGTCCACCGGGCCGTGTAGAGACCGTGTAGGCGAGCCGGCTGTACTGGCCGGCGACGGCGACTAGCCGTCGATCCGCGAGCCCTGGACCGCCCCGGCCGGCGCCTTCTTGGGCCACAGCAGATAGGTGAGGGCGATCACGCCGTGGATGCCGACCGTGCGGAGCGCGACCAGCTGCCACAGCCGCAGCGGGCCCGCGGCCGGGGTGCCGCTGCCCACGTAGAAGACCGCCAGTTGCAGCAGCCCGCAGGCCACCGCCCCGGCGAGCAGCGAGCGCAGCCACAGCTTGCCCTCGTGCTTGGCCCGCGGCATCCCGTACTTGGGCGGCTTCGGCGGCTTGGGCGCACCGGCCAGCCGGTGCGCGGCGTGCCCGTCCAACCAGCGGATGGTGTAGTGCCCGTAGGCCACCGTGAAGCCGATGTAGAGCGCGGCCAGTCCGTGCTCCCAGCTGGGTTTGGCCCCATTGCGCAGGTCCACCGCGGTCGCGATCAGCAGCACGACCTCCAGCAGCGGCTCGCAGAGCAGCACCGCGACGCTGGTGCGGCGCAGCTTCAGCAGGTAGCGCACGGCCAGTCCGGCGGCCAGCAGCACCCAGAAGCTGACCTCGCAGATGATGATGAGGGTGACGATCACGTCGTGCTCCTTCTTCCGCTCGCCCTGCCATCGTGGCATCCGCGCAGGTGCGGGGCGTCGTCGTCGGAGAGGACCCGGGGGTGCATCTTTCGATGTACGCGGCGGTGCCGGGAGATGGGCAGGGCCGCGCCGAACACCCCGTGGTGGAATGGTGGCATGGTACCGGCTGCTCCCCGACCGCACCGTGATGATCTGTCAATCGCCTTTCTGGGCCTGGCCGGTGGGCTGGTGCTCTGGTCCGCGGGACTGCAGACGCAGCTCGGGCGCCCGCTGCACGGGGCCTGGGCGCTGCTGCCGCTGACCGTGACCGCGGGCCTGGAGGTGCTGCGCCGGGCCCGGCCGGTGCTGGCGCTGTCGCTGGGCACCCTGGCGCTGGCCGGCGACCAGCTGACCAGCGGCAGCCTGGCCACCGTGCTGATGTTCACCGACCTGGTGTACGCGGCGGTGCTCTACGCCGGCCCGGCGGCGGCCCAGCGGATCCCGGTCGGCGCGGGCCTGCTCACCGCGACCGCCACGATGGGCTTCCTCGCCTGGTACCGCCGCCCGGAGGCGATCTTCATCGGGGTGGTGATCGGGCTGGTCACCCTCGGCCCGGCGACCACCGGGGCGCTGGTCCGCAACCACCGGGAGGCCGCCGAGGCGGCCCGGCGGCACGCCGCGCAGAGCATCAGGCTGGCCGAGATGGACCGCGCCCAGGCCGTCACCGCCGAGCGCACCCGGATGGCCCGCGAGCTGCACGACATGGTCGCCAACCGGCTCACCGCGATCGCCATCCACTCCACCGCGGCGCTCTCGCTGGACGACCGGGCCGGCGAGAGCGCCACCGAGTCGCTCACGGTGATCCGGGAGAACAGCGTCGAGGGCCTGGCCGAGATGCGGCGGCTGATCGGGCTGCTCCGGGACGGCAGCGGCGAGGCCGAGCCGGCCGCGGTGCCCACCCTGGACAGCCTGGGCGCGCTGGTCGAGGGTGCCAGGGCGAACGGCCTGGACGCCGTGCTGGAGGACGCCCGCCCGCCGGAGGCGGAGGTGCCCGCGCCGGTGGAGCTCGCCGCCTACCGGATCACCCAGGAGTCGCTGACCAATGCGCTCAAGCACGCCGGCCAGGGCCGGGTCACGGTCCGGCTCACCCTGCGGGACGGGGCGCTCACGGTGCGGGTGACCAGCCCGTTCGCCGATGTGCCGCCCCGGGCCCCCGGCTCGGGCGCCGGCCTGATCGGCATGGAGGAGCGCGCCGCCCTGCTGCGCGGCACCTTCCGGGCCGGCCCGCTGGTCACCCCGACCGGCAGGTGCTGGCAGGTGCTGGCCACGCTGCCGACCGTGCGCCCCCGGTCGGCCCACCCCGAGGAGGGAGCAGCATGACCATCCGCGTCGTCGTCGCCGAGGACCAGTCGGCGGTCCGCGCCGGCCTGGTCCTGATCCTGCGCACCGCGCCCGACATCGAGGTGGTCGGCGAGGCCGCCGACGGCGAGCAGGCGGTGGCGCTGGCCCGCACGCTCCGTCCCGACCTGGTCCTGATGGACATCCGGATGCCGCGGCTGGACGGGGTGTCGGCCACCCGCGCGGTGGTCGGCGAGGGGCTCGCCCGGGTGCTGGTGCTGACCACCTTCGACCTGGACGAGTACGTCTACGGCGCGCTGCGGGCCGGTGCCTCGGGCTTCCTGCTGAAGAACATCGACGCGGACGGCCTGGTCGGCGCGGTCCGCGCGGTCGCGGCCGGCGACAGCCTGATCGCGCCCAACCTGGCCTGGCGGCTGATCGCGGAGTTCGCCAACACCCGTGGCGCCAAGGGGGACCGGCTGGCCGCCCCGACCGCGCTGGAGTCGCTCACGCCGCGCGAGCGGGAGGTGCTCTCCTGCCTCGGCGAGGGTCTGTCGAACGCCGAGATCTCGGCTCGGCTGCGGCTGGCGGAGACCACCGTGAAGACCCACGTCAGCCGCCTGCTCGGCAAGCTCGATCTCCGCAGCCGGGCCCAGGCCGCCGTTCTGGTACGCGAGTTGGAGGGATGACAGTGCACCGCTCGGTCTTCGTCACCGGGGGCAACCGGGGCATCGGGCTGGCCACCGCGCGGGCCTTCGCCGAGCTCGGCGACCGGGTCGCGATCACCTACCGCTCGGGGGAGCCGCCGGCCGGCTTCACCGCCGCGGGCGGCCTGGCGGTCCGCTGCGACGTCACCGACCCGGAGCAGCTGGAGCAGGCCTACCAGCTGATCGAGGAGCGGCACGGACCGGTGGAGGTGCTGGTGGCCAACGCCGGGATCACCCGGGACGCCCTGCTGCTGCGGATGTCCGACGAAGAGCTGGCCGCGGTGCTGGACGCCAATCTGACCGGCGTCTTCCGCACCGTGCGGCGGGCCCTGCGCCCCATGGTGCGGGCCCGGCAGGGCCGGATCGTGCTGGTCTCCTCGGTGGTGGCGCTGCACGGCGCGGCCGGGCAGACCAACTACGCCGCCAGCAAGGCCGCCCTGGTCGGACTGGCCCGCTCGCTGGTCCGCGAGCTGGGTCCGCGCGGGATCACCTGCAACGTGGTCGCGCCGGGGCTGGTCGACACCGACATGACCGGGGCGCTGCCGGACGCCCAGCGGGCCGCGATGATCGACGGGATCCCGCTGGGCCGCTCGGCCCGGCCCGAGGAGATAGCCGGCGTGATCCGGTTCCTCGCCTCCGCCCGGGCCGGCTACCTCACCGGCGCCGTCATCCCGGTGGACGGGGGCTCCGGGCTCGGCTTCTGACGCAGCGTCAGTTACCTGCCAGCCTTCCGAGGGCGCGCAGGCCGGCGAGGACCTCCTCGGCGGTCGGGGCGCCCTCCGGGTCCATCAGCCACTGGGTGAACATGCCGACGAGCAGCGCGTTCTGGACGGCGCCCACGGTGCGCGCCGCGCTCTCGTCGACGGTCTCCTCCGGCACCTTGAGCAGGGCGGCGGCGAGCCCTCGGCGGCCCTGGCGCTGCGCGTCCAGCAGCAGCTCCCGC
Protein-coding regions in this window:
- a CDS encoding class I adenylate-forming enzyme family protein — translated: MLINTDGRRLSSAALDGAITTVGRELRLRGIGPGDRVVLTGANTAEFVLVLFALMEIGVSIALVDRRTPAAEQARLLTDAGAGRLLTDDPLPPGTTPAAQLTLADLCTTALKEAAEAPDGAVTGDRLARFAPWFARPDGLIVWSSGSTGTPKGIVRSGASVRGNTERTRTRMGYRPDDVLLPLLPFTHQYGLSMLLLWQTAGCSLALQTSSQRVDSALAAIAAHGVTVVDAVPATYHTLLNMLDSGRAGQDGLSTVRMWCVGGEPLGRELSRRFADRIGQPLLDGYGSSEAGNIALAVLPDPVGCGRPLDGLSVRVVDDAGLPVGPGTVGEIVVRTPDYMTGLLGPGGEVLPVDHTDYRTDDIGRFDAVGNLTVLGRRSAVHRLGHTLYPDGIADRASACGAPVRVIPVFPDGVPSRAQLVFFVADQAERPVAHWRAAVAEHLADHERPNRVVVLPEFPLNRTGKVDRQSLQRLAESAVARDGRKG
- a CDS encoding TauD/TfdA family dioxygenase: MTQIDTVAAPAALVLSEAERRQTGELADRLARTEPARTDDPRWLAAVRDASAELPARLLVELRRFRHDAGPDAVLLVRNLPVAPADGGRELPPTPTQPGSVERVAGTAAAVITAAMLQLGEVVAFRNEKTGALVQNVVPVPGQEALQSNAGSVLLEMHNENAFHPNRPDYVGLFCVREDPTGQARLSTASVRRALPLLSGRSRRVLGEERYLTEAPPSFEGREGMVPAHAVLRGAAEDPDILVDFSATHPLDDEARGAMAELRAALVRVTSALALGAGDLAVVDNRLAVHGRTPFTPRYDGTDRWLHRVYASLDHRRSRAVRAGAGAVLD
- a CDS encoding aldehyde dehydrogenase family protein, with product MTQIVAETPVETPYHIPFADRMTGLHNVADILVDRREEVLQVLYESCNHKTAAGEIEVALAALAGAEQEVTGFRPPRLDQLAVLMPSNIPLYSYVLYLLIPSLYTERLVFRPSGRIDSQLERLHKLLGEAHRLPIRLRQTGQRDFLENDVADSQVLVFTGSFENAEKIRPQLRKDQLFLYFGQGVNPFVVGPGADLGDAVDGAIRARMLNSGQDCFGPDVYFVHTSLSSQFCNLLSRRVRSLKHGRYEDPTADYGSMYYLDAFEDAISHLMDNRSFILVGGRADLTESHLAPTVLVRPVESATNPPELFAPIFNVVPYTSGEWLHRTLRHQYFEERAMAATVYGDEPELIELLRRRHTVSLNATVADIENGNEPFGGRGVRANYAAVGGVRHTEPLLISKAVADHLGPRLSGGAA
- the fabF gene encoding beta-ketoacyl-ACP synthase II, which translates into the protein MDSRSPVPARRRVVITGWGLVTPLGHDVADTWEALQAGRSGIGPVTQIEAADLPVRIAGEVKGFDVSAHLPYKVARRTDPYARYALVAAQEALEHSKLTIDQQNAHRVGVLVGSGYGPMKSLADHVRELDAKGPRAVSPMAAVTGAIDSAAGEITLATGAMGPSRASSSACASGADAIGESLRWIRAGVCDVVITGGADDIITRVDLAGSGNAKALSAREGDPTEASRPFDEDRAGFVMAAGAGMLVLESQEHALARGATILAELAGYAATSDAYHWTAPHPEGVSTRRAIREALADAGLTPADVDYVNAHGTGTQLNDKTELASLRAEFGDRIERIPVSSTKSMTGHMIGAAGAVEAVIGGLVINHGVVPPTINCHRPIDPSVNFVAHTAQRHQVDTVMSNSFGFGGHNAVLVLRRWLP
- a CDS encoding thiamine pyrophosphate-binding protein — encoded protein: MTAPDTTAPNGPTVTGCWRAVVSVLGEHGVQDAFGLPADDLDLLAALQDGDLSLVLCRDQRNALHMATGYALQSGRTGIAFTGKGPAVTNTVTGLLEARCSAVPVVMLSAGTAVEQRGAAAFQELDQLSVVAPLVKWAARVDAPSRLVPMLRSALLTAREGVPGPVYLELPDHLLGAEIPLRPATEPSWETALRPARLTLADDSPARRTLAGAARPLLLVGGGMRHANHGRALEELADRLGAAVFCTASGRGAFDESHPLFCGLAGLYLPEAAAELWRRADCVLALGSRLEETATYGWPAAIGREVPVIQVNLDAGEFHTDYAGPKVLAEAGALLAGELAAPIPRPAGAADWAARAAAVHTELHREHRERLADLAAEPRLRIPEVLAALAEVLPDDLVLVQENGLQDMWSYRYPLHQVGAAAGSVVPSEQTSLGFGAAAAAGVKAAAPERPVVALVGDGAFALFDADLPTLIEHRLGVLYLVLRNGGYGWLQSQLDQRVTPLPDYRFADPTVPGPGARELPGLHQFTLDDRTTLRGDLEQAWKLCQSGHPVVLNVPVELTDALFAGAQAGGDFPLLPALDATEGSE